The bacterium genome contains the following window.
GCGGCGCCCGCAGCTACGTCGCCGACGCGGAGCCGCAGGCGCTGACGCTCGCCGACCTCGACGACGACGGCCAGCTCGAGCCGGTGGTCGCTACCCAGGGCGGCGACGGCGGCGCGACGGTCGCGGTGCTGCGCAATCGCGGGGAGGGCGTGCTGCAGGCGGTCGAGGACGTGCCGGTCGGCAACGGCCCGGCGGCGGTGGCCGCCGCCGACGTCACCGACGACGGCCTGCCGGACCTCCTGGTGACCGGCGATCAGGGCAACGTCGTCATTCTGCCGGCGCTGCCGCTCGGCGGCTTCGGCGCCCCGATCAGCGTCAACGTCGGCGGCCGCGGCCTCGGCATCCTGGCGATCGATCTCAACGGCGACGCTCGTCCCGACATCGCCGTCGTCGACAACCAGAACAACCGCGTCGCCGTCGCCCTGGCCACCGGCCCCGGCACGTTCGCCGCCACCCAACTCTACCCGGTCGCGCAGGCGCCCGGCGGCATCGCCAGCGGCGATTTCAACGGCGACGGCCGGCCCGATCTCGCGGTGACCGCCATCGGCCCGCCGGCGCGCGTCTCGGCGCTGCTGCAGAACCCGAACGGCACCTTCGCCGCCGCTCGCAGCACCCAGTTGACCAACGAGGAGACGCCGATCGGCATCGCCGCCGTGGACGTCAACTGCGACGGCCGCAACGATCTGGTGGTCGCCAACCAGGCGACGAACACGGTCTCGGTGCTGCGCAGCAACGGCGACGGCACCTTCGCGATCGCCCAGACGCTGCCCTCCGGACAGGTCGGACAGGGCCCGATCGGCATCGTCGCCGCCGATTTCGATCGCGACGGCGTCACCGACTTCGCGGTCAGCAACTCGGTGGTACCGCTCAACAACCCGAGCGTGCGCACCTTCAAGGCCGACTGCGGCAGCGGCACCTTCGCCCAGCTCGGCACGGCGCGCGCCGGCGATCTGGTGAGCGCCATCGTGGCGCGCGATTTCACCGGCGACGGCATCGTCGACATCGGCCTGGTCAACCAGACCTCGAACGCGGTGCGGGTGCTCACCGGGGTCGGCGACGGCAGCTTCCGGGTCAACCAGGCGGACTCGGTCAGTCGCATGCCGGTCGCCATCGCCGCCGCCGACTTCGACGGCGACGGGCGCTACGACGCGGCGAGCGCCAACAGCGATCCGAGCGCCCGCAACGTCTCGGTGCTCTCCAACTGCGCCCGCGACGCGGGCTGCGATCCCTTCCGTCCCGGTCCTCCGGGCAGCGCGGCGCGACGCGGCGACGCCAATGACGACGGCATCCGCTCGGCGGCGGACTTCGTCGCCGTGGCGGCCGAGGTGATGGACGGCGACGGCCAGCAGGTCGAGGCCATCGGCCTGGGGACCTTCACCGGCGCCGGGCCGGGCGCCGACGCCAACGGCGACGGCCTGGTCACCGCCCAGGACCGACGCGCCGTGGCGCGCCGCATCTTCGGCGGAGCCTGAGGCCAGTGGCCGACGAGGCTCGCCTGCAACGCGACCTGCAGGACGCGATGCGCGCCCGCGACCGGCTGCGCATCGACGTCCTGCGGGGCGTCATCGCCGCGGTGAAGAACGCCAAGGTGGACAAGCAGGTGCCGGAGCTGCCGGAGGCGGAGATCGTCGCCGTCCTCCGCAAGGAGCTGAACAAGCGCAGCGAGATCGCCGAATTCGCGCGCCAGGCCGGGCGCGACGAGACGGTCGCCCAGGCGGAGGCGGAACGGGCCATCCTCGACGCCTATCTGCCGGCGCAGATGGACGCCGCGGCGCTGGAGGCCGCGATCCGCGCCATCGCCGGCGAGCTCGGCGGCGTCCAGATCGGCCCGATCATGGCCGAGCTGCGCAAGCGACACGCCGGCCAGTTCGACGGCAAGCTGGCCAGCGAGCTGGTCAAGAAGCTGGCGTCGTAGCGAGCTCCGCGATGGCCGCCGCGAACCGATCGACTGGCGCCGACTGGCCCGAGCTGTCGTATGCGGCGGGGCGGGAGACCTGGTCGACCCTGCATCTCTGGTCGCAGGTGGTCGGCAAGGTGCGGCTGGTGCGGACGCCGTGGACCAACCATTCCTGGCACGTGCCGCTCTACGTCACGGTGCGCGGCCTCACCACCTCACCGATCCCGTACGGCGGCCGGGCGCTGGAGATCGACTTCGATTTCCTCGAGCACCGGCTGACCCTGCGCACCGACGACGGCGGCGAGCGGACGGTGCCGCTCATCGCCCAACCGGTGGCGCGCTTCTACGCCGCCGTGATGCGCTGCCTGGACGAGCTGGCGATGCCGGTGCGCATCCACACGATGCCGAGCGAGATCGCCGACGCCGTGCCCTTCGAACGCGACACCGCGCCGCGCCGCTACGACCCGGAGCAGGCGACGCGGCTCTGGCGCGCCCTGCTGCAGGTGGATCGGGTGCTCAAGGAGTTCCGCGCCCGCTTCATCGGCAAGTGCAGCCCGGTGCACGTCTTCTGGGGCAGCTTCGACATCGCGGTGACGCGCTTCTCCGGCCGCGAAGCCCCGCCGCACCCGGGCGGCGTGCCCAACTTCCCCGACTGGGTGGCGCGCGAGGCCTACTCGCACGAGGTCAGCAGCGCCGGCTTCTGGCCGGGCGGCGGCGCGGTCGACTACCCGGCCTTCTACTCGTACGCCTATCCGGCGCCGGCCGGTTTCGCGCAGGCGACGGTCGCGCCGGCGGCCGCGTCCTACTCGACGGCGCTGGGCGAGTTCCTCCTGCCGTATGACGCCGTGCGGGCGGCGTCGTCTCCGGACGAGGCGCTGCTCGAGTTCCTGCAGAGCACCTACGAGGCGGCGGCGAACCTGGCCGACTGGCCGCGCGCCGCCCTCGAGCGCCGTTTCGATCGGTGAGGCGAGGGGCGCCGCCGCGCCTCCCTCAAGTCCCTCTCACGACGCGGCGCCCTCCAGACGCGCCGCCGCGGCGGACACGCCGGCGCCGGCGGAGAGCGCGTGGCCGCAGCGCGGTAGCACCCGTTCCAGCGCGTGCAACACCAGGAGCACGTTGGCCGCCGTGCTCGATTCGCCCATCAGGCCGATCCGCCACACTTTCCCCTTCAGCGGACCCAACCCGCCGCCGATCTCGAGCTGGAATTCCTCCAGCAATCCCCTGCGCACCGCCAGATCGTCCACCCCGTCCGGAATCGTCACGCTGTTGAGCATCCACAGCCGACGCCCCGCCTGCGCCGCGAGCTCGAGGCCGAGCGCCGCGAGGCCCGCCTGCAACGCCTCGTGGTGACGTTGATGCCGACGCCACCGCGCCTCCAGCCCCTCCTCGTGCACCAGCCGTAACGCTTCCAGCAGCGCGTAGTTCATGGTGATCGGCGCGGTGTGGTGATACACGCGCTCGTCGCCCCAGTATTTCTCGATCATCGTCAGGTCGAGGTACCAGCTCTGCACCGGCGTGCGCCGGGCGCGCAGGACCTCGAGGGCGCGCGGCCCGAAGGTGAGCGGTGCCAGGGCGGGCGGACAGCTCAGGCATTTCTGCGTGCCGCTGTAGGCGGCGTCGACCTGCCACTCGTCGATGCGCACCGGGCAGCCGCCGAGCGAGGTGACGGTGTCGAGCACCAGGAGCGCGCCGGCGGCGCGGACCAGCGGCGCGATCTCCTCGACCGGCTGCCAGGCGCCGGTCGAGGTCTCGGCGTGCACCAGCGCCACCAGCTTGGCGCCGGGATGGTTGCGCAGCGCGGCGGCGATGTCCTCGGCCTCGATCACCCGACCCCACGGCGCCTCGACCGCGACCGGCCGGGCGCCGCAGCGACGGACGATGTCCACCATGCGGGTGCCGAAGACGCCGTTGACGCCGACGATGGCGACGTCGTCGGGCTCCAGGAGATTGACCAGGCACGCCTCCATGCCCGCCGAGCCGGTGGCCGAGATCGGCAGGGTCAGCGCGTTCTCGGTGCGGAACGTCGCCCGCAGGAGCCGCTTGGTCTCCTCCATGAGCGCGATGAAGGCCGGATCGAGATGCCCGATCAGCGGCGTGGCCATGGCGTTCAGCACGCGCGGGTGGACGTTGCTCGGTCCCGGACCGAGGAGGATGCGAGGCGGGACGGTGATCGGCATCGGCCAGGCAAAACACAGATGCGCGCGGATGACCACCGGTGAGCGCGGCCGGGCCGGTGTCCATCTGTGGCCATCGGCGTCCATCTGTGTTTTCCAGGGGGCGATGCTGGCGCCGCGGATCGTGGACGGATTGATCGAGCTGGTCGGCGGCGACGGCGTGATCGCGCGCGGGTCGGCGGCGCGGGTCTACGAATGCGACGGCTGGACGCTGGAGCGGCGGGTCCCCGAGGTGGTGGTGCTGCCGCGCACGCCGGAGGAGGTGGCGGCGGTGGTGCGGCTGCTGCACCGGCACGGCGTCGCCTTCGTGCCGCGCGGCGCCGGCACCGGGCTCTCCGGCGGCTGCCTGCCGGTCGCGGCGCCGGTGATGATCTGCACCAGCCGCCTGCGGCAGATCGTGTCCATCGACCTCGCCAACCGGCGCGCCGTCGTCGAGGCGGGGGTGGTGAACCTCGCCGTGTCGCGCGCCGTCGCGCGCCACGGCCTCTTCTACGCCCCCGATCCGTCGAGCCAGTCGGCCTGCACCATCGGCGGCAACGTCGCCGAGAACTCCGGCGGTCCGCACACGCTGAAATACGGGGTCACCACCAACCACGTGCTCGGGCTGGAGCTGGTGCTGCCCGACGGCGAGGTGGTGACGCTCGGCGGCGCGGTGGAGGACGTGCCCGGCTACGACCTGCGCGGCCTGGTGATCGGCGCCGAGGGCACCATGGGACTGGTGACGCGCGCCACCCTGCGCCTCACCCGGACGCCGGAGGGCGTGCGCACACTGCTCGGCGTGTTCGCGACCGTCGACGCGGCGTGCCAGGCGGTCTCCGGGATCATCGCCGCCGGCATCGTCCCGGCGGCGCTGGAGATGATGGACCAGCTCATGATCGCCGCCGTCGAGGCGGCGTTCCAGGTCGGGCTGCCGACCGACGCCGGCGCGGTGCTGCTCATCGAGCTCGACGGCGCGGGCGCCGAGCTCGACCAGCAGGCGCGCGCGGCGTCCGACGTCTGCCACGCCCAGGGCGCGCGCGAGGTGCGGGTGGCGCGCGACGAGGCCGAGCGGGCGGCGCTGTGGAAGTGCCGCAAGCGCGCCTTCGGCGCGGTCGGCCGCCTGGCGCCGAACTACTGCACCCAGGACGGCGTCGTGCCGCGCACCAAGGTGCCCGACATCCTGCGCGCCATCGCCGGCGTCGCGGCGCGCCATCGCCTGCGCATCGCCAACGTGTTCCACGCCGGCGACGGCAACATCCATCCCATCCTGCTCTACGACGAGCGCGACGCCGACGAGGTGCGGCGGGTGATCGCCGCCGGGCACGAGATCCTGCGCGCCTGCGTCGATCTCGGCGGCAGCATCACCGGCGAGCACGGCATCGGCGTCGAGAAGATCAACGAGCTGCCGCTGCTCTTCGCGCCCCAGGATCTGCGCGCCATGCAGGCGCTGCGCGCCGCTTTCGACCCCGAGCAGCGCTGCAATCCGGGCAAGATCTTTCCCACCCCCGGCGCCTGCGTCGAGGTGACGCGGCCGCGCCGCCAGGTGCCGGCATGAACGGCGATCGCCCGGGCGGCGACGCGACGGCGGCGCTGCGCGAGGCGCTGGGCGACGCGGTGCGGCCGGACTTCGACGCCAAGTTCCGCTTCGCCGCCGCCGGCGGCGCGCCGGAGTGCGTCGTCGAGCCGGCGGACATCCCCGGCGTCGTGGCGGCGATCGACGCCGCCCGCCGCGCCGGGCTGGCGGTGGTGCCGGCCGGCAACGGAACCCACCTGCGGATCGGCTGGCGGTCGCGGGCGCCGCACCTGGCGCTGAGCACGCGGCAGATGGGGCGCGTCCTCGCCCACGACGCCGGCGACATGACGGTGCGCGTCGAGTGCGGCGCCACCGTCGCGGCGCTCGACGCCGCGCTCGCCGCGGCCGGTCAGTGGCTGCCGCTCGACCCGCCGCGCGCCGAGGCGATGACGGTGGGCGGCCTGATCGCCGCCGATCGCAACGGGCCGCTGCGCCTGGGCTACGGCGGCGTGCGCGACTGGCTGATCGGCGTCCGCGCCGTCATGGCGGACGGCGCCGTGGTGCGCGGCGGCGGCCAGGTGGTGAAGAACGTCGCCGGCTACGATCTGCCGCGGCTGTTCGCCGGCTCCTTCGGCACCCTCGGGGTGCTCGTCGAGGCGACCTTCAAGGTGCGGCCGCGGGCGGCGGCGTTGGCGCTCGGCGAGTGGACCGCGCCGACCCTGGCGGCGGCGCTGGCGCGCGCCCAGGCGGTGATGGCGAGCGACGTGCAACCGGTCCTGCTGGAAGCGGTGAACGAATCGGCGGCGGAGGCCCTCGGCCTCGACAGCGGCGCCTCGGTGCTGATCGGCGTCGCCGGCTCGCCACCGCACCTGGACGAGCAGGAGCGGCGCCTGGCGGCGCTGTCCGGCGGCGCCGCCGTCCGCCACGCGCCGGAACGGGGCGACGCGCTGCTGCGCGCGCTGCGCGAGTTCTCGCAGCCGGCGGACGACGATGCGCTGGTGATCCGGGTCGGCGTCCTGCCGACGGCGCTGCCGCCGGTGCTGGCCGAGATCGAGACGGCGGCGCGGCGGGCCGGCGTCGTGGCGGAGATCGCCGCGCATGCCGGCAACGGGGTCGCCTGGTGCCAGTTGCTCGGCGCGCCCGACGAGGCGGCGTTGCAGGGAGTCGCCGCGGCGGCGCGCGCCGCGGCGCTGCGCGGCGGCGGCTGGGCGGTGTACGAGGCGATTCCCGGCGAGCTCGGCGAGCGCCTCGACCCGTGGGGATTCGACGCGCCGGCGCTTGCCGTCATGCGGCGGGTGAAAGCGGCGCTCGACCCCGACGGCCTCTTCAGCCCGGGGCGCTTCGTCGGCGGCATCTGAGGCGGGATGGAAGCGAGCGAGACGATCGGCGGCGCGGGGCGGGTGGCGGATCCGGCGCTGCTCGGCGCCTGCGTGCACTGCGGTCTCTGCCTCGACGCCTGCCCGACGTATCTCGAGCTGGGCAGCGAAGCCGACTCGCCGCGCGGCCGCATCCATCTCATCCGCGCCCTCGAGGACGGCACCCTGGGGATCGACGCCGAGGTGGTGCGCCACCTCGATCTCTGCCTCGGCTGCCGCGCCTGCGAGAGCGCCTGTCCATCGGGCGTCCGCTACGGCCGGATCATCGAGGACGCGCGCGTCCACCTGAACCGACAGGCGACCCGCCCGTGGGGCGCGCGCCTGCGGCACCGGCTGGTCCTGGCGACCTTCCCCTACCGGCGGCGGGTGCGCGCGCTGCTGGCCCTCGCTGCTCTGGCGCGGCGGCTCCGCCTCTGGCCGCTGATCGCGCGGCGGATCGACGGCGCGGAGCTGCTGCCGGCCGCTGCCGGGGCGATGCCCGACGGGTCGTTCTTCCCGGCGCGCGGGCACGAGCGGCTGCGGGTCGGGTTGGTGACCGGCTGCGTCGCCGGCGAGCTGTTCGCACACGTCAACGCCGCCGCGGTGCGGCTGCTGACCGCCAACGGCGCGGCGGTCGTCGTGCCGCCGGCGCAGGGCTGCTGCGGCGCGCTGCACCTGCACGGCGGCGAGCGCGCGGCGGCGCGCGCCCTGGCGCGGCGGTTGGTGGACGCCTTTCCCGGGTCGCTCGACGCGGTGGTGGTGACCGCGGCGGGGTGCGGTTCGTCGTTGAAGGAGTACGGCGCGCTGCTCGCCGACGATGCCCGCTACCGCGAGCGCGCGGAGCGCTTCGCCGAGCGGGTGCGCGACGTCACCGAGGTGCTCGACGCGATCGGCGCCGCGGCATCGGCATCGGCGATGGCGCGCCGCGTCACCTATCACGACGCCTGTCACCTGGCGCACGCCCAGGGCGTGCGCCAGGCGCCGCGCCGCCTGCTGGCGCGGGTGCCGAACCTGGAGCTCGTCGAGCTGGCCGAATCGGAGGTCTGCTGCGGCAGCGCCGGCAGCTACAATCTCACCGAGCCGGCGATGGCGCGCCGCCTGCGCGAACGCAAGATCGACCACATCCTCGCCAGCGGGGCCGAGGTCGTGGCGGTCGCGAACCCCGGCTGCGCGCTGCAGATCGCCGCCGGCCTGAAGGCCCGCGGCTCGACGGTGCGCGTCGTCCACCCGGTCGAGCTGCTGGACGACGCCTGATCGCGCCGCGCCCCATGGACGAGCTGGCCGCCGCTGGTATCGTCCTCGGAAGCGAGGTGGAACGGATGGCATGGTGTGCGACGCGGCGCGCCGGGCGAGGGGCGCTGGCGGCCCTGGCGGCGCTGCTCGGCGGCTGCAGCGTGTCGGCGCGGGACGTGACGGTGCCGATGGCGCCGGAGGTGGACCTGCCGCGCTTCATGGGCGACTGGTACGTGATCGGCGTCATTCCCACCTGGTTCGAACAGGGAGCCTGCAACGCGGTGGAGTCCTACGCGCTCGACGACGACGGCACGATCCAGACGACGTTCACGTTCAACGCGGGGGCTTTGGACGGTCCCGAGAAGCGCATGCGGCCGCGCGGCTTCGTCGTCCCCGGCACGAACAATGCGGTCTGGGGCATGCAGTTCGTCTGGCCGATCGAGGCGGAATTCGTCATCGCGCACGTCGATCCGGCGTACACCGAGACGATCATCGCCCGCAGCGCCCGCGACTACGTCTGGATCATGGCGCGCACCCCGACGATCGGCGAGGACCGCTATGCGGCGCTGGTCAGCCGGGTGGGCGCCATGGGCTACGACGTCGACCGGATCCAGCGCGTGCCCCAGCGCGCCGGACCGTGAGACGGGGCCAGGGCGTGGCCGCCCGCCGGCCTCCACGGCCAGCCGGTGGACGCCCGCGACCGGCTGAGCGCGCCTCCGAGGCGCTCAGAGCAGCGACCGGCAGACGCGCGCGAAGGCGTTGATGCCGCGGGTGTAGGGGAGCACGCGGCGCACCGGGCCGCGGAAGCGGATCTTGAAGCGCAGCACGCCCATTCCGTAGCCGAAGCGGCCGGCGAAGAAGTCGATCCAGTCCTGCCGCGTCGCCGAGAAATCGGGATCGTCCCTCCGGCCGCCGGGGCGGCGTTCGACCCGGCCGTGGCTGTCCCAGTGCATCCAGATGCCCGGCGCCGGCGCATCGCTGAGACGGAACACCGCGGTTCCGAAGCGCGCCAGGTGCGCCGTGTGACCGCTCGCATTCCACGCCTCCACCGCCGCGTCCCACCACGCCGGCGACAGGAGATCCGGCCCCTCGTTCGCATCCATCGGCGCAACTTGGCACGCGGCGCGGGCGAAAACGACACCGGCGCCGCGCGCATGCGCGGCCGCGTCGCGGGCGGCGGTCACGGGTGACTGGGCGCGGCGCTCAGCCGGGCGTGGTCGGGTTGTGGTGTCGGGGCGTGCAGGGTGTCCAGGATCTGCAGCGCCTGGCTGATGCGGTCCTTGTGAACGAAGGGAGCGTGCAGGAACAGGTCGACGGTGGCGTTGAAGAGCGCCGGATTGTCCATCGGCACGCTGTGGGTCGCGTCCGGGAAGATGGCGAGCTGGCTGTTGGGCAGGTGGCGATGGATCGCGACGGTGTGCTCGCCGACGATGACGTCGTGGTCGCTGGCCAACACCAGGGTGGGGGCGCGGATGGCCTCGAGGGCGGTCAGGTCGATGTGCGGCTCGTCGAGCATCAGCCGCGTCAGCGTCAGCGCCCGGCGGCCGGCGGCGGTCTGGCGCTCGGCGTCGGAGATGGAATCGACCATTTCGCGCAGGGTGGCGATGGCGTCGGGGTCGATGGCGTCAGGGGTCAGATTGGCCGACACGGCGACGATCTTCCGCACCCGCTTTGGATGCCGGATGGCGAGCAGCAGCGCTTCGATGCCGCCGTCGCTCCAGCCGATGACGTTGGCCTTGCGGATCCGCAGCCGGTCGAGCAGCGCCGCGAGATCATCCGTCATGTCCTCGTACGTGAGGGGGTCCGGCCCATCGTCGGAGAGGCCGTGATCGCGGCTGTCCATGGCGATCACCCGGTAATGGCGGCGGAAGTAGTCGATCTGGGCGCCGAGGTCGGCGATGCTGCCGCCGTTGCCGTGCAGCAGGAGCAGTGGCTCTCCGGTGCCGTAGGTCTCGTAGTAGAGCTTCACGCCGTCGTGGGTGAAGGTGCCGCCGGCGGCGGGGTTGGCGCCGTACCGGGCGGTGGGCGTGTTCGGCCGCGCGGTCCCGGTCGGGTTGGCGGCGCGAGCCGGCAGCGGCACGAAGAAGAGCAGCGGAACGAGGAGGCGCCCCAGCCAGTGCGACGCTCTCGCCTGGTCGGTGGGTCTGTCCATCTGGCTCACTCGTACCCCCGGACGGGTGGGGATTGCCAGATGCCCGTGCGTCTATTCGCGCAGTAGGACGTCCGCCCCGAGGCGGACCGTTCCCAGGCAGCGCCGCAGCAGCGACGAGCGCCGCACCAGGGCGCGGCCGCGGACGATGAGCATGCGCTCGAGGCGGTAGCGGTCGAAGGTCTTCCGCCGCGGCGCGGCGGCCGCGCCGGCGACGGCGGCGAGGGGCGCCCACAGGTCGTCGAGCGGATGCTGCCAGGTCGCGAGGTCGGCGGGATCGAGGCGCGCGATCATCTCCTGGCAGAGGCGGAGGCGGTCGGGGGACGAGGCGATCTCGAGCGCCCACTTGTCGATCGACTCGGTGCTCGGACGGCTGTGCTTCTTGACGCCGATCGGATCGCCGAGGCCCTGTGCGGCGGGCTCCTGCTTGCCGTACTCCACCGCCTGCGGCTCGTTGGGCACGCCCAGGAAGGCGAAGATCTCGGCCATCGTCGCTTCCGGATCGGCGACCAGGCGCTCGTACACGACGTGGTAGAGCGGCACCGGCCGGGCGCGCAGGAAGCTGGCGATCGCCGGTACGTAGCGCTCGAGCAGCGGGTTGTAGGCGTGGGCGGCCGCGTAGTCGCCGTTGAAGAAGGACTCCGCGTAGGAGCTGAATACCGCCAGCGGATGGCGGGTGAGGACGACGTAGCGCGCGCGCGGATAGATCCTGGCGAGGAAGTCGAGGATCAGGCCGTAGGCCGGCGTCTTGTCGAGAAAGCGTTGCTTCTCGGGCCGGGTCGCGAGCATCCGCAGGTAGAGCGTGTCGCAGTAGGCGCGGCAGGCGTCGATGTAGTCCTGCTCGCCGCCCGGCAGGGCGGCGACGAACTCGCGCTGCGCCTCGGCGGCGAGGACGGCGTCGTAGGGCGCCTTGTCGACCCTGGCGTAGTACCCGAGATGGGCGAGCGGCGTCAGCAGATGCGGCTCCGGCCGCCCCATGATCAGCGAATGGGCGCCGATCATGCGCGCCAGCAGGGTGGACCCCGAACGCGGCGGGCCGATGACGAAGATGACCTTGTCTTCCACGATCGGCGACCCTACCAGCGACGGAGATGGCCGCCAAGAACGCCAGGGGCGACTGTCAGTCGAAGAGCCGCGCGACCTGCGGCTTGACCACCTTGCCCATCGGATTGCGCGGGAGGTCGTCGGCGAGGCGCAGCAGCGTCGGGACCTTGTACGGCGCAAGGCGCTCCTTGGCCCAGGCGCGCAGGGGCTCCAGCGTCAGGGTCTCCCCGGGGCGGAGGATCACGGCGGCGGCGACGCGCTGGCCCCACTCGTCGTCGGCGACGCCGACCACCGCGCACTCGGCGATCGCGGGGTGGGCGCGCAGCACCTCCTCGATCTCCAGCGCCGAGACCTTGAAGCCGCCGGTCTTGATGATGTCGATCGAGTCGCGGCCGAGGATGCGGTAGCTGCCGCGCTCGCGCACGGCGATGTCGCCCGTCCTGAACCAGCCGTCGGCGGTGAAGGCGGCGCGGGTCTCGTCCGGGCGCTGCCAGTACTCGTGGAAGACGCCGGGGCCGCGCACTTGGATCTGGCCCGGGGTGTCGTCGCCGACGACGGCGCCGGCGTCGTCGACCAGCCGCACCTCGATGCCGGGGAACGGCGCGCCGACATGGCCGGGCCGGCGCTCGCCGTGCAGCGGATTGCCGAGGCCCATGCCGATCTCCGTCATGCCGTAGCGCTCGAGCAGCGTGTGGCCGCTGATCCGGCGCCAGGCGTCGAGCAGGGCGACGGGCAGGGCCGCCGAGCCGGAGACCATGAGGCGCAGGCGGCGGCAGCCGGCGCTCATCGCCGCGCGCTGCGCCGGCGGGGCGCTGTCCCAGGCGCCGCGCAGGCGGGCGTAGATGGTGGGCACCGCCATGAACAGGGTGAGGCCGTCGGCGGCGGCGATGCGCTGCCACACCGCGGCGGCGTCGAAGCCGTTCTGCAGCTCGCAGGTGGCGCCGGACCACAGCGCCGCGCAGAGCAGGTTGAGGATGCCGTGCAGGTGGTGCAGCGGCAGCACGTGCAGGATGTGGTCGTCGGCCGACCACTCCCAGGCGCCGACCACCGATGCGATCTGCGCCGCCAGGCCGGCGTGGGTGGTGACCACGCCCTTCGGCTTGCTGGTGGTGCCGGAGGTGAAGAGGATCAGCGCCCGGCGCGCCTCGGCGACGTCGGGCAGGGCGCCGGCGGGCGCTGCCAGCAGGGCGTCGGTGCGCAACAGGCGCAGGCCGCGCTCGGCGGCGAGCGGCGCCAGGCGCGGATGGTGGACGTCGTCGGCGACGAGGATGGTCGCCTGCGCCTCGTCGACCGCATAGGCCAGCTCCGGCGCCGGATGACTCGTGCACAGCGGCACGGCGATGCCGCCGGCGCGCCAGATGCCCCACTGGACGGCGACGTGGGCGCAGGTGGGGGCGACGAGGTAGGCGACGCGCGCCTCGGCGAGGTCGCCGCGGCCGTCGAGCAGTCCCCCGGCGACGCGCGCCGAGGCGGCGAGCAGATGCTCGTAGCGCCAGGTGCCGTCGGCGGCGATCAGCGCGCGGCGGCCGGCATGCGCGGCGGC
Protein-coding sequences here:
- a CDS encoding VCBS repeat-containing protein, with translation MRMRLVVVGLALAAIAPGAAQAASGIFRSAFTEITSSNATGIVSGDFDNDGTVDIATSNAGTGGNEVDILIGFSDGTLTNVGRISINSFPSGLLLADFDGDQVDDLVVALANDNAVTFLKGRGDQDFFDPPAGRTQVGLSPVAMASADLDGDGNRDLVVVNEGGDSAPGSVSILHGNGDGTFTVILQNDPAHPGEMIPDLPAELGTRAVALGNIDGGPALDIIALNARSNTLSLYSGQGGGSFAPAGTLATGASPQDLALVDFDGDGTLDLAIAEANEDAVAVRRGNGDRTFGPATEYAVGTSPSRLAIGDLDDNGTLDIVASNRRSGDVTLLRGDGMGGFGGARSYVADAEPQALTLADLDDDGQLEPVVATQGGDGGATVAVLRNRGEGVLQAVEDVPVGNGPAAVAAADVTDDGLPDLLVTGDQGNVVILPALPLGGFGAPISVNVGGRGLGILAIDLNGDARPDIAVVDNQNNRVAVALATGPGTFAATQLYPVAQAPGGIASGDFNGDGRPDLAVTAIGPPARVSALLQNPNGTFAAARSTQLTNEETPIGIAAVDVNCDGRNDLVVANQATNTVSVLRSNGDGTFAIAQTLPSGQVGQGPIGIVAADFDRDGVTDFAVSNSVVPLNNPSVRTFKADCGSGTFAQLGTARAGDLVSAIVARDFTGDGIVDIGLVNQTSNAVRVLTGVGDGSFRVNQADSVSRMPVAIAAADFDGDGRYDAASANSDPSARNVSVLSNCARDAGCDPFRPGPPGSAARRGDANDDGIRSAADFVAVAAEVMDGDGQQVEAIGLGTFTGAGPGADANGDGLVTAQDRRAVARRIFGGA
- a CDS encoding GatB/YqeY domain-containing protein is translated as MADEARLQRDLQDAMRARDRLRIDVLRGVIAAVKNAKVDKQVPELPEAEIVAVLRKELNKRSEIAEFARQAGRDETVAQAEAERAILDAYLPAQMDAAALEAAIRAIAGELGGVQIGPIMAELRKRHAGQFDGKLASELVKKLAS
- a CDS encoding alanine--glyoxylate aminotransferase family protein translates to MPITVPPRILLGPGPSNVHPRVLNAMATPLIGHLDPAFIALMEETKRLLRATFRTENALTLPISATGSAGMEACLVNLLEPDDVAIVGVNGVFGTRMVDIVRRCGARPVAVEAPWGRVIEAEDIAAALRNHPGAKLVALVHAETSTGAWQPVEEIAPLVRAAGALLVLDTVTSLGGCPVRIDEWQVDAAYSGTQKCLSCPPALAPLTFGPRALEVLRARRTPVQSWYLDLTMIEKYWGDERVYHHTAPITMNYALLEALRLVHEEGLEARWRRHQRHHEALQAGLAALGLELAAQAGRRLWMLNSVTIPDGVDDLAVRRGLLEEFQLEIGGGLGPLKGKVWRIGLMGESSTAANVLLVLHALERVLPRCGHALSAGAGVSAAAARLEGAAS
- a CDS encoding FAD-binding protein; translation: MLAPRIVDGLIELVGGDGVIARGSAARVYECDGWTLERRVPEVVVLPRTPEEVAAVVRLLHRHGVAFVPRGAGTGLSGGCLPVAAPVMICTSRLRQIVSIDLANRRAVVEAGVVNLAVSRAVARHGLFYAPDPSSQSACTIGGNVAENSGGPHTLKYGVTTNHVLGLELVLPDGEVVTLGGAVEDVPGYDLRGLVIGAEGTMGLVTRATLRLTRTPEGVRTLLGVFATVDAACQAVSGIIAAGIVPAALEMMDQLMIAAVEAAFQVGLPTDAGAVLLIELDGAGAELDQQARAASDVCHAQGAREVRVARDEAERAALWKCRKRAFGAVGRLAPNYCTQDGVVPRTKVPDILRAIAGVAARHRLRIANVFHAGDGNIHPILLYDERDADEVRRVIAAGHEILRACVDLGGSITGEHGIGVEKINELPLLFAPQDLRAMQALRAAFDPEQRCNPGKIFPTPGACVEVTRPRRQVPA
- a CDS encoding FAD-binding oxidoreductase yields the protein MNGDRPGGDATAALREALGDAVRPDFDAKFRFAAAGGAPECVVEPADIPGVVAAIDAARRAGLAVVPAGNGTHLRIGWRSRAPHLALSTRQMGRVLAHDAGDMTVRVECGATVAALDAALAAAGQWLPLDPPRAEAMTVGGLIAADRNGPLRLGYGGVRDWLIGVRAVMADGAVVRGGGQVVKNVAGYDLPRLFAGSFGTLGVLVEATFKVRPRAAALALGEWTAPTLAAALARAQAVMASDVQPVLLEAVNESAAEALGLDSGASVLIGVAGSPPHLDEQERRLAALSGGAAVRHAPERGDALLRALREFSQPADDDALVIRVGVLPTALPPVLAEIETAARRAGVVAEIAAHAGNGVAWCQLLGAPDEAALQGVAAAARAAALRGGGWAVYEAIPGELGERLDPWGFDAPALAVMRRVKAALDPDGLFSPGRFVGGI
- a CDS encoding 4Fe-4S dicluster domain-containing protein → MEASETIGGAGRVADPALLGACVHCGLCLDACPTYLELGSEADSPRGRIHLIRALEDGTLGIDAEVVRHLDLCLGCRACESACPSGVRYGRIIEDARVHLNRQATRPWGARLRHRLVLATFPYRRRVRALLALAALARRLRLWPLIARRIDGAELLPAAAGAMPDGSFFPARGHERLRVGLVTGCVAGELFAHVNAAAVRLLTANGAAVVVPPAQGCCGALHLHGGERAAARALARRLVDAFPGSLDAVVVTAAGCGSSLKEYGALLADDARYRERAERFAERVRDVTEVLDAIGAAASASAMARRVTYHDACHLAHAQGVRQAPRRLLARVPNLELVELAESEVCCGSAGSYNLTEPAMARRLRERKIDHILASGAEVVAVANPGCALQIAAGLKARGSTVRVVHPVELLDDA